Below is a window of Rhodoglobus vestalii DNA.
CTCAAGAAGGCGACGATGGCGGCCGGGACGCCGATGATGAGCATCCGCTGTGGGGGATTCGCCAAGGCGATGAACAAGTGGCCGACGACGGGGACCGCCGCTTCGACCTTTGGCTGGGTGGGCGCGTCGAGGAGGAACGTCCAAGGGTCGGCGGAGCCGTTGGCGTCGCCCTTGGTCTGGAAGAGCAGTCCGCTCTCACTGCTCTCGATGGAGTGGATCCTGTGCGTGACGAGGTTGGTGAGACCGGTGTCGGCCGGCGGCAGGTAGGTGATCACGTCACCGACCTCAAGCGAGCTCACAGGTACCTCTTGCTCGAACACGAGCGAGCCGAGCTCGATACTTCCTGACATCGACCCGCCAGTGATGACGTAGCGCTCGTAGCCCATGAGACCAGGAACGAGGAGCCCGGCGGCCAGAAGGAGGGCCGCGAGTGCGACGAGATTGATGCTCAGGCGGGTGAGGCGCTGCGCCATGCGGCGGGATGTCACGATCATGGCGTGTTCCTTTCGAGGACGGGCTGCGGTGTCGGCTGATCGAGGAAGAGCAGTGTGCCGGGCCACCTTGCGGCGACCCGGCACATTGGGCTCTGGTGGTTACTGGTTGTAGGCGACAGCGGCGGTCTGGATGGCGTCCCACTGGTAGCTGGCGCTGGCGTTCTTGCCCTGTTCGGTGTTGTTAGCCGACTGGGCGAGGGTGGCCGTGAAGACGTAGGTGCGGGCTTCGCCGGCGGCCCAGTCTCCAGCCAGGGCGAGGGGGCCTGCAGCGGTCAGGGCTCCGAAAGTTCCGGACCAGATCGGGGTCGTGGGAGCGGTGGAGGGAGCGATCTTGAGGGTCAGGTTGTCCGGGTTGACAAACCCGTTGGTGCCGGTCTCTGTGAGCCTGAACGATGCGGGGAGGGATCCGCTGTTGGTGATGGTGACCGTGCCGGAGAGGGAGTCGCCGGGCTTGAGGTTGCCGAGGGTGAAGATGGCGGTGTTGGCCTTACTGTTGGATTGGGTCAGAGTGCCGGTCGTGTAGGAGCTCGCGGTGTTGACGGAGCTGGAAACGAAGCTAGCGCCGGATCCGACGGCGACCGCAGCTGCGGCAAGCAGAGCGGCGAGGGGAAGGATGATGCGGCGGGCGGTAAAGCGGCGGTTGGTGGTTGCAGCATTCATGTGGAGGTCCTTAGATGTGGAAAGTGTCGGGTGGTTGGTCTGGGTAAACGCTATTGAGGCCACAGCCACGGCAGGCCAACGCCAACACCACAAACGCTGCCCAGTTGGACAACAGAAAAACCAACGCAGGCTGTTTTGGCCACGACGCGCCAACACGCGCGGCGCTCGAGCACGCGTGGCCAGCCCTCTATTCCGAGAATCGAAAATGGTTGCTACAACGCGCGAGAATTCAACCTACGTCAGGTCGTCGGCATCCAGAATGGTGTAGCTGTAGCCCTGCTCGGCGAGGAACCGCTGACGGTTTTGGGCAAAATCCTGGTCGACAGTGTCACGCGCCACAAGCGTGTAAAAGTTGGCGGGCAGGCCGCTCTCTTTGGGGCGCAGCAGACGGCCTAGGCGTTGGGCTTCTTCTTGCCTCGAACCAAATGAGCCACTGACTTGGATGGCGACGGTCGCCTCGGGCAGGTCGACCGAGAAGTTGGCGACCTTTGAGACCACCAGCACCTTCGTTATGCCCTCGCGGAACTCTTGATACAGCCGCTCACGTTCCACAACGGGCGTTGCGCCGGTCAACTTTGGGGCATTTAGTTGCTCGGCGAGATCATCAATCTGGTCGAGGTACTGCCCGATCACGAGTATGCGCTCACCGGCATGCTTCTGCACGAGTGCGCGCACAACCTTGGTCTTGGCTGGGGCAGTAGCAGCAAGCCGGAAACGTTCATCGTCAGCCGATGCCGCATACTCAAGCCGCTGGTTCTCCGGCAGATCAACGCGCACCTCGAAGCAGCTTGCGGGGGAGATGAAACCCTGTGCCTCAATCTCTTTCCACGGGGCATCAAAACGTTTGGGGCCGATGAGCGAAAACACGTCACCCTCGCGACCATCCTCGCGGACGAGGGTGGCGGTGAGGCCGAGACGGCGGCGTGCTTGCAGATCTGCGGTGAGCTTAAAGACGGGGGCAGGCAGTAAGTGGACCTCGTCATAAATAACAAGACCCCAGTCGAGAGCATCCAACAGCGACAGGTGCGCGTACTCACCCTTGCGCTTGGCGGTCAGAATTTGGTATGTCGCAATAGTGACCGGCCGAATCTCCTTCGTCTGCCCTGAATACTCGCCCACCTCCTCCTCGGTGAGGGTCGTGCGCTTCAGAATCTCGGAACGCCACTGACGCGCCGACACCGTATTTGTCACCAAAATCAACGTTGTGGTCTTGCTCTGGGCCATCGCACCGAGACCGACGAGAGTTTTGCCCGCACCACAGGGCAACACAACAACACCGGAGCCGTGATGGAAAAAGTTGTCGATGGCGTGCTGCTGGTACTCCCGCAAACCCCAACCCTGAGCATCCAAATCCATCTCGTGCCGAGTCCCTGGCGTGTAGCCAGCGTTGTCTTCCGCGGGCCACCCCAACTTCAAGAGTTCTTGTTTGAGCTGACCGCGCGCCCACGGCTGCACCACAAACGTATGGTCACCGCGGCGCTCGAACAGCAGACCCGCCACCTTCTTGCCACGAGTAATCTCCCGCAGAACAGCGGGATCGGTGGCGGTGAGAATGAGCGCGCCATCATCGTCACGGTTGATGACGAGGCGACCATAGCGGCCAACAGTCTCAGCAACATCCACGCTCACACTCTGGGGAATGGGAAACTTCGAATACTTCTTGAGCGTCTCCAACATTGCGTCGGCATCATGACCGGCAGCCCGAGCATTCCACAGCCCCAACCGGGTGATGCGGTAGGTGTGGATGTGTTCTGGGGCGCGTTCCAGCTCGGCAAACACCGCCAAATCGTGACGTGCGTCTTCTGCGAGGGGATGCGCGACCTCAAGCAGAACCGTGCGGTCAGACTGCACGATCAGAGGTCCATCGGGTGCAGTGTTCATCCGAGCTAGCCTACGCCCGGATGCTTAGCGTTCGGTGGTCGCTTCCACCGCGATGATGCTTGACAGCGGCAAGGTGCGCTCGATATCTGCCCCCCGGTCGAGTGCGCGCATCCGCCCCGCGGCCACGCTCGACGGCTCGAGGGTGTACACCACCTCACGACCATCGGGCATCGTCACGGTGACTGTCAGCAGCAACTTGTTGCGGATGGCGACCTCGATCTGCCGAGATAGCCACGCCTGATCCTCATCACCGGTATTGCCGCCCTGGCCTGCACGAAGCTTCGCTAGCAACTGCTCCGGCTGGGCATCCTGCGGCTCAGTAGCATCGGGATCGCTGATCTGGTCACGACGCAGGGACAAAATGGTGCCGTCGGCATCTTCGGCAGCAACAGGGTACCGGGCGTCGCTCAGGGCCCAAAACAGTTGCTCGACACCGAAGCGGGAGACGAGACGATCGGGCTCTTGACGCAACCCGAATGGGCCAAAGTTGGGGTCAACTGAGATTGACTGAAGCAACAAAGAGTCGGGTGAGGTGACATAGCTTCCGGCGGCCCCGTGGGCGCCGACCCGCACAAGGCCATGACGCGACGCCGCTTCCACCAACAGGTACTCCACCGGCTGGGGAACACCCGTCAGCGAAATCTCTGCCAGAAATTGGCGCATCCCCTCCAGCGTTTCACCGAGCGTCATTGCATGGTGCAGGCTCGACCGCGAAATGCGATAGGTGGATGCCAGAGCGCGAGTTTCAACATCGGCAATGGTGCGCAGGCGAGCATCCAGTTGCGCCGCCAACGGCCCGGGCGAGATCACCGTGAGGTCGGGCTGCACATACACTCGGTGCACCTCCTGCGGAAACAGGTCAGCCATCGCCTCAGCGGCTTCGGCGGGGGTGCGGGTGAGCAGTGCCACCCCGGCGGTACTGGGGAGCCTTTCGGCGGTCACGCCGAGCAACTGTGCATCCCGGCTGTAGCGGCGCAACTTTTCGAGCATCCAGTCGACGCCCGCCGGAAACAACCAGCGCACGTAATCTTCGA
It encodes the following:
- a CDS encoding TasA family protein; this encodes MNAATTNRRFTARRIILPLAALLAAAAVAVGSGASFVSSSVNTASSYTTGTLTQSNSKANTAIFTLGNLKPGDSLSGTVTITNSGSLPASFRLTETGTNGFVNPDNLTLKIAPSTAPTTPIWSGTFGALTAAGPLALAGDWAAGEARTYVFTATLAQSANNTEQGKNASASYQWDAIQTAAVAYNQ
- a CDS encoding helicase-associated domain-containing protein, giving the protein MGAAANANIGTATISDAALLLAAQLRALDDSQLLELLRSRVVRSNSVSDFFDLADALQQTASLERVLRTLDRPTLATVAVVCESASITAHDLAGVLGRFGTDPVAVQQRLDRLVDHALLIVRDSLYSSPDGVIDHLSRWPADGFPSTGELLQTAPPSTLTSVEPTERASLDRIAAENAFATTNEVTELLNQLRTTPVRDLAKGGVSLPDSKRLAVAMAVPLDKVASLVDIAERAGLVAATNAQWMPTVNATEWMSRSADQRWLHLAEAWHQGVPDDIRTILADRTQSFWGDGVEDYVRWLFPAGVDWMLEKLRRYSRDAQLLGVTAERLPSTAGVALLTRTPAEAAEAMADLFPQEVHRVYVQPDLTVISPGPLAAQLDARLRTIADVETRALASTYRISRSSLHHAMTLGETLEGMRQFLAEISLTGVPQPVEYLLVEAASRHGLVRVGAHGAAGSYVTSPDSLLLQSISVDPNFGPFGLRQEPDRLVSRFGVEQLFWALSDARYPVAAEDADGTILSLRRDQISDPDATEPQDAQPEQLLAKLRAGQGGNTGDEDQAWLSRQIEVAIRNKLLLTVTVTMPDGREVVYTLEPSSVAAGRMRALDRGADIERTLPLSSIIAVEATTER
- a CDS encoding DNA repair helicase XPB yields the protein MNTAPDGPLIVQSDRTVLLEVAHPLAEDARHDLAVFAELERAPEHIHTYRITRLGLWNARAAGHDADAMLETLKKYSKFPIPQSVSVDVAETVGRYGRLVINRDDDGALILTATDPAVLREITRGKKVAGLLFERRGDHTFVVQPWARGQLKQELLKLGWPAEDNAGYTPGTRHEMDLDAQGWGLREYQQHAIDNFFHHGSGVVVLPCGAGKTLVGLGAMAQSKTTTLILVTNTVSARQWRSEILKRTTLTEEEVGEYSGQTKEIRPVTIATYQILTAKRKGEYAHLSLLDALDWGLVIYDEVHLLPAPVFKLTADLQARRRLGLTATLVREDGREGDVFSLIGPKRFDAPWKEIEAQGFISPASCFEVRVDLPENQRLEYAASADDERFRLAATAPAKTKVVRALVQKHAGERILVIGQYLDQIDDLAEQLNAPKLTGATPVVERERLYQEFREGITKVLVVSKVANFSVDLPEATVAIQVSGSFGSRQEEAQRLGRLLRPKESGLPANFYTLVARDTVDQDFAQNRQRFLAEQGYSYTILDADDLT
- a CDS encoding signal peptidase I, whose amino-acid sequence is MIVTSRRMAQRLTRLSINLVALAALLLAAGLLVPGLMGYERYVITGGSMSGSIELGSLVFEQEVPVSSLEVGDVITYLPPADTGLTNLVTHRIHSIESSESGLLFQTKGDANGSADPWTFLLDAPTQPKVEAAVPVVGHLFIALANPPQRMLIIGVPAAIVAFLSLLELIRVLRTNRLIKPVTDEEVDLDGAQIPRWDAAGDEAEEIAEESATHIHTDRHLIGASAH